In one Pseudanabaenaceae cyanobacterium SKYG29 genomic region, the following are encoded:
- a CDS encoding methyltransferase domain-containing protein translates to MTDEVTRAVAALYDAYPFPPDPVIDEPPPGHNWRWSWQAAYAFCTNGQIPPTDKVRILDAGCGSGVSTEYLAHQNPAAEIVAIDISAGTLAVAKQRIAKTVGETDRIQFHQCSIYDLAQIPGEFELINCVGVLHHLADPDRGLAELAKKLKPGGLLHLFLYAEIGRWEISLMQEAIQILLPDKGDIAAGVKLGRAIFAALPENNRLLQREKTRWFLENTKDECFADMYLHPHEIRFNIYSLFGLIDRSGLEFAGFSNPKVWQLERLLGKNPELLAQAQALPQRTQYRLLELLDTDIAHYEFFLYKPPLPRFAIDRDEVLLAAKPLRHPCLTGWESTSLFNPDYEVINLSPAEFLFMQQANQELTTQEILAQHPSLDLQIARSLFQKRLILFQAN, encoded by the coding sequence ATGACGGATGAAGTGACGCGGGCAGTGGCAGCTTTGTATGATGCTTATCCTTTTCCCCCTGACCCCGTGATCGATGAACCACCCCCTGGGCATAACTGGCGCTGGAGCTGGCAAGCTGCCTACGCTTTCTGTACTAACGGTCAAATTCCCCCTACTGACAAAGTTAGAATTCTGGATGCTGGGTGTGGCAGTGGTGTCAGTACGGAATATTTAGCCCACCAAAATCCCGCAGCCGAAATTGTGGCGATTGATATTAGTGCAGGAACACTAGCAGTAGCTAAACAAAGAATTGCCAAAACTGTGGGAGAAACCGATCGCATCCAGTTCCACCAGTGCAGTATCTATGATTTAGCCCAGATACCAGGGGAGTTTGAGTTAATTAATTGCGTGGGGGTATTGCACCACCTAGCTGATCCCGATCGGGGCTTAGCTGAGCTAGCCAAGAAATTAAAGCCAGGGGGATTACTACATCTGTTTTTGTATGCGGAAATTGGCAGATGGGAAATCAGCCTGATGCAGGAAGCAATCCAAATTCTCTTGCCCGACAAAGGGGACATTGCAGCGGGGGTAAAACTAGGAAGAGCAATTTTTGCCGCCCTACCAGAAAATAATCGCCTACTCCAAAGGGAAAAGACTCGTTGGTTTTTGGAAAACACCAAGGATGAATGTTTTGCGGATATGTATTTGCACCCGCACGAAATCAGATTTAATATTTATTCTTTGTTTGGATTAATTGACCGATCGGGTTTAGAATTTGCGGGGTTTTCTAATCCCAAGGTGTGGCAACTAGAGCGCTTACTAGGCAAAAATCCCGAGTTACTCGCCCAAGCCCAGGCGTTGCCCCAACGTACCCAGTACCGCCTCCTAGAATTACTAGACACCGACATCGCCCACTATGAATTTTTCCTGTACAAGCCACCCTTGCCCAGGTTTGCTATCGATCGGGACGAAGTTTTATTAGCAGCTAAACCCCTGAGACATCCCTGCCTCACTGGTTGGGAGAGCACTAGTTTATTCAATCCTGATTATGAAGTGATAAATCTCAGCCCAGCGGAATTTCTGTTTATGCAACAGGCAAATCAGGAACTAACCACCCAAGAGATTCTTGCCCAGCACCCCTCCCTAGATTTGCAAATAGCCCGATCGTTATTCCAGAAGCGCTTGATTTTGTTCCAGGCAAACTAA
- the tsf gene encoding translation elongation factor Ts — protein MAEISPQLVSELRSRTQAGIKDCKRALEESDGDMQKAIEWLRKRGITKAGEKADRTTAQGIVHSYIHFGSQVGVLLELNCETDFVAKREEFKELADNIAKQIAACPGVEYVSVAHIPPEVVEKERAIESAKDDIANKPPAVREKIVQGRIEKRLKEMSLLDQPYIKDQTITVDELIKQTIAVLKENIRVRRFVRYAVGEEIPGEIVPSATQPEASKPAAVATAPPATETLSAQPSDGVVEEASAPTETVSAQPTDVVTEQTPVVEEAPAPTETVSPQPADVVTEEAPVSTEAVSPQAGDVIAEETAKAPEPEEKPKAKSSSKKKKK, from the coding sequence ATGGCTGAAATTTCACCCCAGTTAGTTAGTGAGTTGCGTAGTCGGACGCAGGCGGGCATCAAGGACTGCAAAAGAGCCTTGGAGGAAAGCGATGGGGACATGCAAAAAGCGATCGAGTGGTTGCGCAAGCGGGGCATCACCAAGGCCGGGGAAAAAGCCGATCGCACTACCGCCCAAGGCATTGTCCACAGCTATATTCACTTCGGTAGCCAGGTAGGTGTATTGCTAGAACTCAACTGCGAAACGGATTTTGTCGCCAAACGGGAGGAGTTCAAGGAGCTGGCAGATAACATCGCTAAACAAATTGCTGCTTGCCCTGGTGTGGAATATGTCAGTGTGGCACACATTCCCCCTGAGGTGGTGGAAAAGGAAAGAGCGATCGAGTCTGCCAAGGATGACATTGCCAACAAGCCCCCTGCTGTACGGGAAAAGATCGTCCAAGGACGGATTGAAAAGCGCCTTAAGGAAATGAGCCTGCTGGATCAGCCCTACATCAAAGACCAGACGATTACTGTTGATGAATTGATCAAACAAACGATCGCGGTTTTGAAAGAAAATATCCGCGTGCGGCGGTTTGTACGCTATGCCGTGGGTGAGGAAATCCCTGGTGAAATTGTCCCAAGCGCGACTCAACCAGAAGCTAGCAAGCCTGCAGCAGTGGCAACAGCTCCTCCTGCTACGGAAACACTCTCAGCTCAACCCAGCGACGGGGTGGTAGAAGAAGCTTCCGCACCTACGGAAACAGTCTCTGCTCAGCCTACTGATGTGGTAACGGAACAAACTCCCGTGGTAGAAGAGGCTCCTGCACCTACGGAAACAGTCTCTCCTCAACCTGCTGACGTAGTGACAGAAGAGGCTCCTGTGTCCACGGAAGCAGTCTCTCCTCAAGCTGGAGATGTAATAGCAGAGGAAACAGCTAAAGCACCTGAGCCAGAGGAGAAACCCAAGGCAAAATCCAGCAGCAAGAAAAAGAAGAAGTAG
- the rpsB gene encoding 30S ribosomal protein S2 — MAIITLNELLEAGVHFGHQTRRWNPKMEPYIFTERNGVHIIDLVQTAQCLEEAYNYMRRMTEQGKKTLFVGTKRQAAGIIEEEARRCNSYYVNQRWLGGMLTNWATIRTRIDRLKELERREETGALSRLPKKEASRLRAELERLRKYLSGIKTMRKLPDIVVIVDQKREYNAVQECQRLQIPIVAMLDTNCDPDLVDVPIPSNDDAIRAVKLIIGKLADAIIEGKQGQTIDYDAEGTPYEGTVEGEEVDLSDLDIGAEDDDM, encoded by the coding sequence ATGGCAATTATTACCCTCAACGAACTGTTAGAGGCAGGAGTTCACTTTGGGCATCAAACCCGCCGCTGGAATCCTAAAATGGAGCCTTACATTTTTACTGAGCGCAACGGTGTCCACATTATTGACTTAGTGCAGACTGCTCAGTGCCTGGAGGAGGCTTACAACTACATGCGGCGTATGACGGAGCAGGGCAAGAAAACCCTATTTGTGGGTACGAAGCGCCAAGCAGCAGGGATCATCGAGGAAGAGGCTAGACGTTGCAACAGCTATTACGTCAACCAACGCTGGCTGGGGGGTATGCTCACCAACTGGGCTACCATCCGCACCAGAATTGACCGCCTCAAGGAGCTAGAACGCCGGGAGGAAACTGGGGCCCTGTCTCGGCTGCCTAAAAAAGAAGCATCCCGCCTGCGGGCAGAACTAGAGCGCCTACGCAAATACCTCAGTGGGATCAAAACCATGCGCAAGCTCCCTGACATCGTGGTGATTGTTGACCAGAAGCGGGAGTACAACGCTGTCCAGGAGTGTCAACGCCTACAAATTCCCATTGTGGCAATGCTGGATACTAACTGCGACCCCGATTTGGTCGATGTGCCCATTCCCAGTAACGATGATGCCATTCGCGCGGTCAAACTAATTATTGGCAAACTAGCCGATGCGATTATCGAAGGCAAGCAGGGGCAAACGATCGATTATGATGCGGAGGGCACACCCTACGAAGGCACAGTGGAAGGGGAGGAAGTGGATTTATCCGACCTAGATATTGGTGCAGAAGATGACGATATGTAA
- a CDS encoding DUF4359 domain-containing protein, which produces MMKGLSWVKWAQFGGIGLGFLIILLAVTNPSREAYLEYATFKLADDVKEEICGAKDLKNLLGEVANLIAGICRTGVDVQREKIRDFISNASRRRNLVIFSIYRTDVLDRRYTTIAILGNFHTSVAKTTSRN; this is translated from the coding sequence ATGATGAAGGGGCTAAGTTGGGTAAAGTGGGCGCAGTTTGGGGGGATTGGTCTAGGGTTTCTGATAATTCTTCTGGCAGTGACTAATCCTTCGCGGGAAGCCTATTTAGAATATGCCACTTTTAAGTTGGCTGACGATGTGAAAGAGGAAATTTGTGGCGCAAAAGACCTAAAGAATTTGTTGGGGGAAGTGGCTAATTTAATAGCAGGTATTTGTCGCACAGGGGTGGATGTCCAACGGGAGAAAATTCGCGATTTTATTAGTAATGCTTCCCGTCGCCGCAATTTAGTAATTTTTAGTATCTACCGCACGGATGTCCTCGATCGGCGTTATACCACTATTGCTATTTTGGGCAATTTTCACACTTCCGTTGCTAAAACAACCAGCCGAAATTAG